The Candidatus Cloacimonadota bacterium genome contains a region encoding:
- a CDS encoding rod shape-determining protein, translating to MFLNGFSSFFANDIAIDLGTANTLVYRKGIGIVIDEPSVVAISNDNKKIKAIGADAKDMLGKNPEEVKIIKPLKDGVIADFQVTELMLRNLILRAQKKRLLIKPRVLVCVPSGITEVEKRAVRDSALHAGAREVHLVSEPIAAAIGADLPIHKPQGNLVMDIGGGTTEIAIISLSHIVVHSSIRVGGDKMDEAIVNYLRKRNNIFIGIQTAEKIKKEIGSAYPLDKELKMEVRGRDIITGYPITVEITSEEIREALSETVSSMIDAVKRLFEKTAPELAADIAERGVILTGGGAQLKGLDKKIQDTVDLPVHVMPDPLICVLKGCGAVLDNMEEYKEVLIKKIED from the coding sequence ATGTTTTTAAATGGATTTTCCAGTTTTTTTGCAAATGATATTGCCATAGATTTAGGTACGGCAAATACACTTGTTTATCGCAAAGGTATTGGCATAGTGATCGACGAACCCTCTGTTGTAGCAATTTCCAACGATAACAAAAAAATAAAAGCTATCGGCGCAGATGCCAAAGATATGCTGGGTAAAAACCCTGAAGAAGTAAAGATCATCAAACCATTAAAAGATGGAGTGATTGCCGATTTTCAGGTTACGGAATTAATGCTGCGAAATCTCATTTTGAGGGCCCAGAAGAAAAGACTTCTTATCAAACCAAGGGTACTGGTATGCGTTCCATCCGGAATTACCGAAGTGGAAAAACGTGCTGTTCGCGATAGTGCTCTTCATGCCGGAGCCCGGGAAGTTCATTTGGTTTCGGAACCAATTGCAGCGGCTATCGGTGCCGATCTTCCCATCCACAAACCGCAGGGGAACCTGGTTATGGATATTGGCGGCGGAACCACAGAAATTGCCATAATTTCACTTTCCCACATTGTTGTTCATTCCTCCATTCGAGTAGGTGGCGATAAAATGGACGAAGCAATCGTAAATTATCTTCGTAAGAGAAACAATATTTTTATAGGAATTCAAACTGCCGAAAAGATCAAAAAAGAAATCGGTTCAGCTTATCCATTGGATAAAGAACTGAAAATGGAAGTTCGCGGTCGGGATATTATAACCGGCTATCCGATCACAGTGGAAATAACTTCCGAGGAAATCCGTGAAGCACTTTCGGAAACGGTTTCTTCCATGATAGATGCTGTAAAAAGATTATTCGAAAAAACTGCTCCGGAACTGGCTGCAGATATTGCTGAACGCGGCGTTATCCTTACCGGCGGTGGAGCTCAATTGAAAGGTTTGGATAAAAAGATTCAGGATACTGTAGATCTTCCGGTTCACGTGATGCCGGATCCTCTTATCTGTGTCTTAAAAGGCTGCGGAGCTGTGCTGGATAACATGGAAGAATACAAAGAAGTTTTAATAAAAAAGATCGAAGATTAA